Proteins encoded together in one Ictidomys tridecemlineatus isolate mIctTri1 chromosome 3, mIctTri1.hap1, whole genome shotgun sequence window:
- the Itga2b gene encoding integrin alpha-IIb isoform X1 — translation MARALCSLHAFWLLEWALLLLGPSAVPAALALNLDPVGLTFYTGPNNSHFGFSLDFLKDNHGRVAIVVGAPRNLGPNQEETGGVFLCPWNAAGGQCSPLSFNFNDETQNIGSQTLQTFKARQGLGASVVSWKDVIVACAPWQHWNALEKTQQAEKTPVGGCVVVQLQSGGRAEYSPCRSNTMSRVYAEHFFYRDKRYCEVGFSSVVTQARELVLGAPGGYFFLGLLARAPIADIIASYRPGTLLWNVPTQSFTYDSSKPEYFDGYRGYSVAVGEFDGDLNTTEYVFGAPTWSSTLGAVEILDSYYQTLHRLHGEQVASYFGHSVVVTDVNADGRHDLLVGAPLYMESRADRKLAEVGRVYLYLQPRGPHALGAPSLLLTGTQLYGRFGSAIAPLGDLNRDGYNDVAVAAPYGGPSGRGQVLIFLGQSEGLSSHPAQVLDSPFPTGSGFGFSLRGAVDIDDNGYPDLLVGAYEASKVAVYRAQPVVRTTVQLLVQDSLNPAVKNCVLEQTKTPVSCFNIQMCVGATGHNIPQKLHINAELQLDRQKPRHGRRVLLLDSQQAAITLSLDLSERHSPICHTIRAFLRDETDFRDKLSPIVLSLNVSLPLEKTGVAPALVLHGDTHVQEQTRIILDCGEDDLCVPQLWLTAMVMGSPLLFGADNVLELQVKAANEGEGAYEAELAVSLPPGAHYMQALSNTEGFRRLICNQKKENDTKMVLCELGNPMKNNTRIKITMLVSVENLEEAGEYVSFQLQIRSKNSQNPNSKVVLLDVPVRAEARVELRGNSIPASLVVAAEESDRELNGLDSWIPKVEYTYELHNKGPGTANGVHLSIHLPGQSQPWDLLYILNIQPQGGLQCSTQPSPNPLKLDWRLTTPSPSPTQPVHRKRDRRQAFLPGLKQPGEQDPVLVSCESASCTVVQCEIQEMVRGQRATVTVLALLSLPSPGQGPLDQFVLQSHAWFNVSSLPYAVPALSLPSGEALVQTQLFPALEEQPIPIWWVLVGVLGGLLLLTLLVLAMWKAGFFQRNRPPLEEDEEE, via the exons ATGGCCAGAGCTTTGTGTTCACTACATGCCTTCTGGCTTCTGGAGTGGGCACTACTGCTCTTGGGACCTAGTGCTGTCCCAGCAgccttggccttgaacttggaccCTGTGGGACTCACTTTCTATACAGGCCCCAATAACAGCCACTTCGGATTTTCACTGGACTTTCTCAAGGACAACCATGGAAG AGTGGCCATCGTGGTGGGCGCCCCGCGGAACCTGGGCCCAAACCAGGAGGAAACTGGCGGCGTGTTCCTGTGCCCCTGGAATGCTGCGGGTGGCCAGTGCTCCCCGCTGTCCTTCAATTTCA ACGATGAGACCCAAAATATTGGCTCCCAAACTCTCCAAACCTTCAAGGCCCGGCAAGGACTTGGGGCGTCGGTGGTCAGCTGGAAAGACGTAATTGTG GCCTGCGCTCCCTGGCAACACTGGAACGCCCTAGAAAAGACTCAACAAGCTGAAAAGACGCCCGTTGGTGGCTGCGTAGTGGTTCAACTGCAAAGTGGGGGCCGCGCGGAGTACTCACCCTGTCGGTCCAATACCATGAGCCGAGTTTAtgcagaacatttttttt ACCGAGACAAGCGGTACTGTGAAGTGGGCTTCAGCTCCGTGGTAACCCAGGCAA GAGAGCTGGTGCTTGGGGCCCCTGGCGGCTATTTTTTCTTAG GTCTTCTGGCCCGGGCTCCAATTGCCGATATCATCGCGAGTTACCGTCCAGGCACTCTTTTGTGGAACGTTCCTACCCAGAGCTTTACCTACGACTCTAGCAAACCAGAGTACTTCGACGGCTATCGGG GGTACTCGGTAGCCGTGGGAGAGTTCGACGGGGATCTGAACACTACAG AGTATGTCTTCGGTGCCCCCACTTGGAGCTCTACCTTGGGAGCG GTGGAAATTCTGGACTCCTATTACCAGACGCTACACCGATTGCACGGAGAGCAG GTGGCTTCTTATTTCGGGCATTCTGTGGTCGTCACTGATGTCAATGCAGACGG GAGGCACGACCTGCTGGTGGGCGCTCCACTGTACATGGAGAGCCGGGCCGACCGCAAGCTAGCAGAGGTGGGACGCGTGTACTTGTACCTGCAACCCCGAGGCCCCCACGCTCTAGGTGCCCCCAGCCTCCTGCTGACCGGCACACAGCTCTATGGGCGATTTGGCTCTGCTATTGCACCCTTGGGCGACCTCAACCGGGATGGCTACAATG ATGTTGCAGTGGCTGCCCCCTATGGGGGTCCTAGTGGTCGAGGCCAAGTGCTGATTTTCCTGGGTCAAAGTGAGGGGCTGAGCTCACACCCTGCCCAGGTCCTGGACAGTCCCTTCCCCACAGGATCTGGCTTTGGCTTCTCCTTGCGAGGTGCTGTGGACATCGATGACAATGGATACCCAG ACTTGCTGGTGGGAGCCTATGAGGCCAGCAAGGTGGCTGTATACAG AGCTCAGCCGGTAGTGAGGACCACTGTCCAGCTGCTGGTGCAAGACTCACTGAATCCTGCTGTGAAGAATTGTGTTCTGGAACAGACCAAAACACCAGTGAGCTG CTTCAACATCCAGATGTGTGTGGGTGCCACTGGGCACAACATTCCTCAGAAGCTGC ATATAAATGCTGAGCTGCAGCTGGACCGGCAGAAGCCCCGCCACGGCCGGCGGGTGCTACTGCTGGACTCTCAACAGGCGGCCATCACTCTGAGCCTCGACCTGAGTGAAAGGCACAGCCCCATCTGCCACACCATTAGAGCCTTCCTTCGA GATGAGACGGATTTCCGGGATAAGCTGAGCCCTATTGTGCTCAGCCTCAACGTGTCCCTGCCACTTGAGAAGACTGGAGTAGCCCCTGCTCTTGTGCTACATGGAGACACACATGTCCAggagcag ACCCGCATCATCCTGGACTGTGGAGAAGACGATCTGTGTGTGCCCCAGCTTTGGCTCACTGCCATGGT GATGGGCTCCCCACTTCTATTTGGGGCTGATAACGTGCTGGAGCTGCAGGTGAAAGCAGCCAATGAGGGCGAGGGGGCTTATGAGGCAGAGCTGGCGGTGAGCCTGCCCCCAGGCGCCCACTACATGCAGGCTCTCAGCAACACTGAG GGTTTTAGGAGGCTCATCTGCAACCAGAAGAAGGAGAATGATACCAAGATGGTGCTGTGCGAGCTGGGAAACCCCATGAAGAATAACACCCGG ATCAAAATCACAATGTTGGTGAGtgtggaaaacctagaagaagcTGGAGAGTATGTGTCCTTCCAGCTGCAGATAAGGAG CAAGAACAGCCAGAATCCAAACAGCAAGGTTGTGCTGCTGGATGTGCCAGTCCGGGCAGAGGCCAGAGTGGAGCTGCGAGG GAACTCCATCCCAGCCTCTCTCGTGGTGGCAGCAGAAGAAAGTGACAGGGAACTGAATGGCTTGGACAGCTGGATCCCCAAAGTGGAATACACTTATGAG CTCCATAACAAGGGTCCTGGTACTGCAAATGGAGTCCACCTCAGCATCCACCTTCCTGGCCAGTCCCAGCCCTGGGACCTCCTCTACATCCTGAATATACAGCCCCAGGGGGGCCTTCAGTGCTCCACACAACCTTCTCCCAACCCCCTCAAG CTGGACTGGAGGCTGACCACACCCAGCCCTTCTCCCACTCAACCAGTCCATCGCAAGCGGGACCGCAGACAGGCCTTCTTGCCAGGGCTCAAGCAGCCTGGAGAACAGGATCCAGTTCTGGTG AGCTGCGAGTCGGCGTCCTGTACTGTGGTGCAGTGTGAGATACAGGAGATGGTGCGCGGGCAACGAGCCACGGTCACGGTGCTGGCCCTGCTGTCGCTGCCCAGCCCGGGCCAG
- the Itga2b gene encoding integrin alpha-IIb isoform X2 — MARALCSLHAFWLLEWALLLLGPSAVPAALALNLDPVGLTFYTGPNNSHFGFSLDFLKDNHGRVAIVVGAPRNLGPNQEETGGVFLCPWNAAGGQCSPLSFNFNDETQNIGSQTLQTFKARQGLGASVVSWKDVIVACAPWQHWNALEKTQQAEKTPVGGCVVVQLQSGGRAEYSPCRSNTMSRVYAEHFFYRDKRYCEVGFSSVVTQARELVLGAPGGYFFLGLLARAPIADIIASYRPGTLLWNVPTQSFTYDSSKPEYFDGYRGYSVAVGEFDGDLNTTEYVFGAPTWSSTLGAVEILDSYYQTLHRLHGEQVASYFGHSVVVTDVNADGRHDLLVGAPLYMESRADRKLAEVGRVYLYLQPRGPHALGAPSLLLTGTQLYGRFGSAIAPLGDLNRDGYNDVAVAAPYGGPSGRGQVLIFLGQSEGLSSHPAQVLDSPFPTGSGFGFSLRGAVDIDDNGYPDLLVGAYEASKVAVYRAQPVVRTTVQLLVQDSLNPAVKNCVLEQTKTPVSCFNIQMCVGATGHNIPQKLHINAELQLDRQKPRHGRRVLLLDSQQAAITLSLDLSERHSPICHTIRAFLRDETDFRDKLSPIVLSLNVSLPLEKTGVAPALVLHGDTHVQEQTRIILDCGEDDLCVPQLWLTAMVMGSPLLFGADNVLELQVKAANEGEGAYEAELAVSLPPGAHYMQALSNTEGFRRLICNQKKENDTKMVLCELGNPMKNNTRIKITMLVSVENLEEAGEYVSFQLQIRSKNSQNPNSKVVLLDVPVRAEARVELRGNSIPASLVVAAEESDRELNGLDSWIPKVEYTYELHNKGPGTANGVHLSIHLPGQSQPWDLLYILNIQPQGGLQCSTQPSPNPLKLDWRLTTPSPSPTQPVHRKRDRRQAFLPGLKQPGEQDPVLVGPLDQFVLQSHAWFNVSSLPYAVPALSLPSGEALVQTQLFPALEEQPIPIWWVLVGVLGGLLLLTLLVLAMWKAGFFQRNRPPLEEDEEE; from the exons ATGGCCAGAGCTTTGTGTTCACTACATGCCTTCTGGCTTCTGGAGTGGGCACTACTGCTCTTGGGACCTAGTGCTGTCCCAGCAgccttggccttgaacttggaccCTGTGGGACTCACTTTCTATACAGGCCCCAATAACAGCCACTTCGGATTTTCACTGGACTTTCTCAAGGACAACCATGGAAG AGTGGCCATCGTGGTGGGCGCCCCGCGGAACCTGGGCCCAAACCAGGAGGAAACTGGCGGCGTGTTCCTGTGCCCCTGGAATGCTGCGGGTGGCCAGTGCTCCCCGCTGTCCTTCAATTTCA ACGATGAGACCCAAAATATTGGCTCCCAAACTCTCCAAACCTTCAAGGCCCGGCAAGGACTTGGGGCGTCGGTGGTCAGCTGGAAAGACGTAATTGTG GCCTGCGCTCCCTGGCAACACTGGAACGCCCTAGAAAAGACTCAACAAGCTGAAAAGACGCCCGTTGGTGGCTGCGTAGTGGTTCAACTGCAAAGTGGGGGCCGCGCGGAGTACTCACCCTGTCGGTCCAATACCATGAGCCGAGTTTAtgcagaacatttttttt ACCGAGACAAGCGGTACTGTGAAGTGGGCTTCAGCTCCGTGGTAACCCAGGCAA GAGAGCTGGTGCTTGGGGCCCCTGGCGGCTATTTTTTCTTAG GTCTTCTGGCCCGGGCTCCAATTGCCGATATCATCGCGAGTTACCGTCCAGGCACTCTTTTGTGGAACGTTCCTACCCAGAGCTTTACCTACGACTCTAGCAAACCAGAGTACTTCGACGGCTATCGGG GGTACTCGGTAGCCGTGGGAGAGTTCGACGGGGATCTGAACACTACAG AGTATGTCTTCGGTGCCCCCACTTGGAGCTCTACCTTGGGAGCG GTGGAAATTCTGGACTCCTATTACCAGACGCTACACCGATTGCACGGAGAGCAG GTGGCTTCTTATTTCGGGCATTCTGTGGTCGTCACTGATGTCAATGCAGACGG GAGGCACGACCTGCTGGTGGGCGCTCCACTGTACATGGAGAGCCGGGCCGACCGCAAGCTAGCAGAGGTGGGACGCGTGTACTTGTACCTGCAACCCCGAGGCCCCCACGCTCTAGGTGCCCCCAGCCTCCTGCTGACCGGCACACAGCTCTATGGGCGATTTGGCTCTGCTATTGCACCCTTGGGCGACCTCAACCGGGATGGCTACAATG ATGTTGCAGTGGCTGCCCCCTATGGGGGTCCTAGTGGTCGAGGCCAAGTGCTGATTTTCCTGGGTCAAAGTGAGGGGCTGAGCTCACACCCTGCCCAGGTCCTGGACAGTCCCTTCCCCACAGGATCTGGCTTTGGCTTCTCCTTGCGAGGTGCTGTGGACATCGATGACAATGGATACCCAG ACTTGCTGGTGGGAGCCTATGAGGCCAGCAAGGTGGCTGTATACAG AGCTCAGCCGGTAGTGAGGACCACTGTCCAGCTGCTGGTGCAAGACTCACTGAATCCTGCTGTGAAGAATTGTGTTCTGGAACAGACCAAAACACCAGTGAGCTG CTTCAACATCCAGATGTGTGTGGGTGCCACTGGGCACAACATTCCTCAGAAGCTGC ATATAAATGCTGAGCTGCAGCTGGACCGGCAGAAGCCCCGCCACGGCCGGCGGGTGCTACTGCTGGACTCTCAACAGGCGGCCATCACTCTGAGCCTCGACCTGAGTGAAAGGCACAGCCCCATCTGCCACACCATTAGAGCCTTCCTTCGA GATGAGACGGATTTCCGGGATAAGCTGAGCCCTATTGTGCTCAGCCTCAACGTGTCCCTGCCACTTGAGAAGACTGGAGTAGCCCCTGCTCTTGTGCTACATGGAGACACACATGTCCAggagcag ACCCGCATCATCCTGGACTGTGGAGAAGACGATCTGTGTGTGCCCCAGCTTTGGCTCACTGCCATGGT GATGGGCTCCCCACTTCTATTTGGGGCTGATAACGTGCTGGAGCTGCAGGTGAAAGCAGCCAATGAGGGCGAGGGGGCTTATGAGGCAGAGCTGGCGGTGAGCCTGCCCCCAGGCGCCCACTACATGCAGGCTCTCAGCAACACTGAG GGTTTTAGGAGGCTCATCTGCAACCAGAAGAAGGAGAATGATACCAAGATGGTGCTGTGCGAGCTGGGAAACCCCATGAAGAATAACACCCGG ATCAAAATCACAATGTTGGTGAGtgtggaaaacctagaagaagcTGGAGAGTATGTGTCCTTCCAGCTGCAGATAAGGAG CAAGAACAGCCAGAATCCAAACAGCAAGGTTGTGCTGCTGGATGTGCCAGTCCGGGCAGAGGCCAGAGTGGAGCTGCGAGG GAACTCCATCCCAGCCTCTCTCGTGGTGGCAGCAGAAGAAAGTGACAGGGAACTGAATGGCTTGGACAGCTGGATCCCCAAAGTGGAATACACTTATGAG CTCCATAACAAGGGTCCTGGTACTGCAAATGGAGTCCACCTCAGCATCCACCTTCCTGGCCAGTCCCAGCCCTGGGACCTCCTCTACATCCTGAATATACAGCCCCAGGGGGGCCTTCAGTGCTCCACACAACCTTCTCCCAACCCCCTCAAG CTGGACTGGAGGCTGACCACACCCAGCCCTTCTCCCACTCAACCAGTCCATCGCAAGCGGGACCGCAGACAGGCCTTCTTGCCAGGGCTCAAGCAGCCTGGAGAACAGGATCCAGTTCTGGTG